The following proteins are encoded in a genomic region of Pseudanabaena galeata CCNP1313:
- a CDS encoding WYL domain-containing protein, whose protein sequence is MSRKGESITLSIKERDKANLEAIAIELGMTWGDRPNISKLVEAIARKQIQISKNNDWASDRIESLVRTYRLLIDYGELEKAQIIAHLLLERSEINNPLRRDIERFLEKPPEIWRHTIDRYIKQQQPFRLQYLDAAEHPHEFSIYYAKVAAHDKRLYLDCWCEDIARTDTVPALQHNRSLRLDRIPPEAAITPIVGKWRSQLDQIHVTFNLSGNLAFAYKPRDEDIDNTWLDCNPPIRQIIRKINNTFWFYREIMPYAEDCEIIEPDDVREKFKEKVRSLYLKYSDD, encoded by the coding sequence GTGTCCCGAAAAGGCGAATCAATCACACTATCTATCAAAGAACGCGACAAAGCTAACTTAGAAGCGATCGCGATCGAACTTGGCATGACATGGGGCGATCGCCCAAACATCTCTAAACTAGTCGAAGCGATCGCCCGTAAACAAATCCAAATCTCCAAAAATAATGACTGGGCAAGCGATCGTATCGAATCACTTGTTCGTACCTATAGACTCTTGATTGATTATGGGGAGCTTGAAAAAGCGCAAATCATCGCCCATCTACTACTTGAGCGTAGCGAAATAAATAATCCTCTGCGCCGAGATATTGAACGATTTCTCGAAAAACCTCCTGAGATTTGGCGACATACCATTGATCGCTACATCAAGCAGCAACAACCATTTCGCTTGCAATATCTTGATGCTGCCGAACACCCCCATGAGTTCTCTATCTACTACGCAAAGGTTGCCGCCCACGACAAGCGACTTTATCTTGACTGTTGGTGTGAAGACATTGCCAGAACCGATACAGTTCCAGCCCTACAACATAATCGTTCCCTCAGACTTGACCGCATTCCCCCCGAAGCCGCGATTACTCCCATTGTCGGCAAATGGCGATCGCAACTCGATCAAATTCATGTCACCTTTAATTTATCGGGAAACCTCGCCTTTGCATATAAACCAAGAGACGAAGACATCGATAACACATGGCTCGACTGCAATCCCCCCATACGCCAAATAATCCGCAAAATCAACAACACTTTTTGGTTCTATCGCGAAATTATGCCCTATGCCGAAGATTGCGAAATTATTGAACCTGATGATGTGCGCGAAAAGTTCAAAGAGAAAGTGCGATCGCTATATCTTAAATATTCAGATGATTGA
- a CDS encoding DNA phosphorothioation system restriction enzyme → MTEPKPDYIAIRTTPNHGIPILPANLELRDYQKQAIANWFKNNGRGTLKMATGSGKTITALAIATELYQKIGLQVLLIVCPYRHLVIQWSRECQKFGLEPILAFESVHNWQDRLSTQLYNVRSGNQKFLTIITTNATLIGQGLQSQLRYLPEKTLIVGDEAHNLGSRRLVESLPRNVGLRLALSATPERYFDDQGTEAIFDYFGSVIQPEFTLADAIRAGALVHYLYYPILVELTESETEKYADLTKKIGRAIAFDGDRDDNEMVAALLMQRARLLGSAANKLVALRELMQQRLDTSHTLIYCGDGSVEDQVTEESTRQLDAVAQLLGSELGYRVNTYTAETSLEDRENLRLLFESGELQGLVAIRCLDEGVDIPAIQTAIMLASSSNPRQFIQRRGRILRQYASCKESQSHKKRATLFDMIVLPPDLGRETIDVERNLLKKELQRFVEFANLADNGGEARLKLLDLQQRYGLMDL, encoded by the coding sequence ATGACCGAGCCTAAGCCAGATTACATTGCGATCAGGACAACTCCAAATCACGGTATTCCGATATTGCCTGCTAATTTGGAATTGCGAGACTATCAGAAACAGGCGATCGCTAATTGGTTTAAGAATAATGGACGTGGCACATTGAAAATGGCGACGGGTAGCGGTAAAACGATTACTGCATTGGCGATCGCGACGGAACTTTATCAAAAGATTGGGTTGCAGGTTTTACTGATTGTTTGTCCCTATCGACATCTGGTAATTCAATGGTCAAGGGAATGTCAGAAATTTGGACTAGAGCCAATCTTGGCTTTTGAAAGTGTTCATAATTGGCAAGATCGTCTATCTACCCAACTTTATAACGTGCGATCGGGTAATCAAAAATTTCTGACGATTATTACCACCAATGCAACGCTGATCGGTCAGGGATTACAGTCACAGTTGCGCTATTTGCCTGAGAAAACTCTAATCGTGGGTGATGAGGCTCATAATTTAGGGTCAAGACGTTTGGTTGAGAGTTTGCCGCGCAATGTTGGTTTAAGACTAGCTCTATCAGCAACTCCAGAGCGATATTTTGATGACCAAGGAACGGAGGCTATATTTGATTATTTTGGATCGGTGATTCAGCCAGAATTTACGTTAGCGGATGCAATTAGGGCAGGAGCCTTGGTGCATTATCTTTACTATCCGATTTTGGTAGAGCTAACGGAATCCGAGACTGAGAAATATGCTGATTTAACTAAGAAGATTGGCAGGGCGATCGCTTTTGATGGCGATCGTGATGATAACGAGATGGTAGCGGCTTTATTGATGCAAAGGGCTAGGCTATTGGGTTCGGCGGCGAATAAGTTGGTGGCTTTGCGAGAACTGATGCAGCAACGTTTGGATACATCACATACATTGATTTATTGTGGTGACGGCTCGGTTGAGGATCAAGTTACTGAAGAAAGTACGAGGCAGTTGGATGCGGTGGCGCAGTTGTTAGGTTCAGAATTGGGATATCGGGTTAACACATATACTGCTGAGACATCTTTAGAAGACCGCGAGAATTTACGACTTTTATTTGAATCTGGAGAATTACAGGGACTGGTGGCAATTCGTTGCTTAGATGAAGGTGTGGATATTCCTGCAATTCAAACTGCGATTATGTTGGCAAGTAGCAGCAATCCGCGTCAATTTATTCAGCGTCGAGGGAGGATTTTGCGGCAGTATGCATCCTGTAAGGAATCGCAATCTCATAAAAAACGGGCAACTTTGTTTGACATGATTGTGTTACCGCCTGATTTGGGGAGAGAGACAATTGACGTTGAACGCAATCTACTCAAAAAGGAATTGCAGCGCTTTGTTGAGTTTGCGAATTTAGCAGATAACGGTGGTGAGGCAAGACTAAAGCTATTGGATTTACAACAACGTTATGGATTAATGGATTTATAG
- a CDS encoding nucleotidyltransferase family protein has translation MTKTALELTLYERQAYCPSRNLDSLQDEARWTEAWKIVHKIAGLLRDRYRTKQIIVFGSLTNKERFTRYSDIDLAISGLTFKQFYQAVDDIELLARDFKVDLVNLDRCRQAIAERINREGLAI, from the coding sequence ATGACAAAAACTGCTCTTGAACTAACGCTCTATGAACGCCAAGCATATTGCCCATCCAGAAATTTAGATAGCTTACAGGATGAGGCGAGATGGACTGAGGCATGGAAAATTGTTCACAAAATAGCAGGCTTATTACGTGATCGCTATAGGACAAAGCAAATAATTGTTTTTGGCTCATTAACAAATAAAGAGCGTTTTACAAGGTACTCAGATATTGATTTGGCGATTAGTGGATTAACTTTTAAACAGTTTTATCAAGCTGTGGATGATATAGAACTTCTTGCCCGTGATTTTAAGGTTGATCTAGTGAATCTTGATCGCTGTCGTCAAGCTATCGCAGAACGCATTAATAGAGAGGGTTTAGCAATTTGA
- a CDS encoding ribonuclease toxin HepT-like protein — MKSSLIDIAERIRNDLVEIEMLVERAIAGWQKFLQTNDDLYLDSVALSLHGFYGGLERLFEIIATRIDGERPEGNEWHYSLLMQMSNDLSNIRPAVISEICKEMLNGYRKFRHVVRHVYAFEFDSEIIGDGVKDLVIAFELSRRELIGFAEFLEGQSNL; from the coding sequence TTGAAAAGTTCTCTAATAGATATCGCTGAGCGAATTAGGAATGATTTGGTTGAAATAGAAATGCTTGTGGAGAGAGCGATCGCAGGTTGGCAAAAGTTCCTACAAACTAATGATGATTTGTATCTTGATAGTGTGGCATTAAGTTTGCATGGCTTTTATGGTGGACTAGAAAGGCTTTTTGAAATTATTGCCACTCGTATTGATGGTGAAAGACCTGAAGGTAATGAATGGCATTATTCTTTGTTGATGCAAATGAGTAATGATTTATCGAATATTCGCCCTGCGGTAATTTCAGAAATTTGTAAAGAAATGCTCAATGGCTATCGTAAGTTTCGCCATGTTGTTCGTCATGTCTATGCTTTTGAGTTTGATTCCGAAATCATTGGAGATGGAGTAAAAGATTTGGTTATTGCCTTTGAGCTATCAAGAAGAGAATTAATTGGTTTTGCTGAGTTTCTAGAAGGGCAGAGTAACCTATGA
- a CDS encoding Uma2 family endonuclease has protein sequence MRLLEVLARESIKLPNTEGQRLIISDVTWQQYSTLVNVYTDEYPSLRMTYLNGVLEIMTTSNEHERLKKIFARLLEMYFVERQIDLNGYGQTTFRQELAQRGLEPDECYCFGELKEVPDIAIEIVISSGGIDKLEVYRGLGIPEVWFWYAKQQQWKLYRLREDDNEPKYELISRSEFLPELDFDLLSQFAKETSQTKAVIEYREALKKEEGKRKKEK, from the coding sequence ATGAGACTTTTAGAAGTTTTAGCCAGAGAGTCCATCAAATTACCCAACACCGAAGGACAAAGACTCATCATCAGTGACGTGACATGGCAACAATACAGCACCCTTGTTAACGTTTATACCGATGAATACCCCTCCCTCCGCATGACCTATCTCAATGGTGTTTTAGAAATTATGACCACATCCAACGAACACGAACGCCTCAAAAAAATCTTTGCCCGACTACTTGAGATGTATTTCGTGGAGAGACAGATAGATCTCAATGGTTATGGTCAAACCACCTTTAGACAAGAGCTAGCCCAGAGAGGACTAGAACCCGATGAATGCTATTGTTTTGGCGAACTCAAAGAAGTCCCAGATATCGCGATCGAAATCGTCATCAGCAGTGGTGGTATTGACAAGTTAGAAGTATATCGAGGATTAGGAATCCCAGAAGTATGGTTTTGGTACGCTAAACAGCAACAATGGAAACTCTATCGCCTGAGAGAAGATGACAATGAACCCAAATACGAACTCATCTCCCGTAGTGAATTTCTACCCGAACTAGACTTCGATTTACTCAGTCAATTTGCGAAAGAGACTAGTCAAACTAAAGCCGTGATTGAATATCGGGAAGCGCTGAAGAAGGAAGAAGGAAAAAGGAAAAAGGAAAAATAA
- a CDS encoding Uma2 family endonuclease has product MVNTVTNPKAEIVSDRWVKATWDEFLALADDPAHEEMARFYYDHDTMRIEMAANGSLHGRNNSVVYDVISLYAIAF; this is encoded by the coding sequence ATGGTTAATACAGTTACGAATCCTAAAGCAGAAATTGTCAGCGATCGCTGGGTTAAGGCAACGTGGGACGAGTTTTTAGCGCTTGCAGACGATCCTGCTCATGAAGAAATGGCTAGGTTTTATTATGATCACGATACTATGAGGATTGAGATGGCGGCTAATGGTTCTCTGCATGGGCGAAATAATTCGGTTGTTTATGATGTGATTAGTTTGTATGCGATCGCTTTTTAA
- a CDS encoding Fic family protein, translating into MDNALPTLPLDIDIESKAVLKKLAKAHQALAELKGVAASIPNQSILINTLSLQEAKDSSAIENIITTHDDLYRSDSLAEQFVSLAAKEVYNYATALRNGFIQVKQTGLLTNNDILKIHACIEENRAGYRKLSGTALKNDQTGETVYTPPQHYDEIVALMSNLEKFINDDTLCDWDELIKMAVIHHQFESIHPFYDGNGRTGRIINILYLVKQGLLGSPVLYLSRYINQSKTEYYRLLQEVRTEGNWEDWLIFMLEGIEQTSRQTIVLIHSIRDLMQQYKIKLRGELPKIYSQDLLNIIFSHPYSKVEFVVQSLQVTRLTATRYLNEMTRIGLMSRQKLGRDNYYINIALFNLLSNVHGK; encoded by the coding sequence ATGGACAACGCATTACCAACTTTGCCTTTAGATATCGATATTGAAAGCAAAGCAGTCTTAAAAAAACTGGCAAAAGCACATCAAGCACTTGCCGAGTTAAAAGGAGTTGCCGCAAGTATTCCTAACCAAAGCATCTTGATTAATACTCTATCTTTACAAGAAGCGAAAGATAGCTCAGCAATTGAAAATATCATCACAACCCATGATGATTTGTATCGAAGCGATAGTCTTGCCGAGCAGTTTGTTAGTCTCGCTGCAAAGGAGGTATATAACTATGCCACAGCCTTACGGAATGGATTTATCCAAGTTAAACAGACAGGACTATTGACGAACAACGACATTCTCAAAATACACGCTTGTATAGAAGAAAATCGTGCTGGCTACCGCAAACTATCTGGCACTGCATTGAAGAACGATCAGACAGGAGAGACAGTTTATACACCACCTCAGCACTATGACGAAATAGTAGCGTTGATGAGTAATCTCGAAAAATTTATAAATGATGATACTCTCTGTGACTGGGACGAACTCATCAAAATGGCAGTAATCCATCATCAATTTGAAAGCATACATCCGTTTTATGATGGCAATGGCAGAACAGGAAGAATCATCAACATCTTATATCTGGTCAAGCAAGGCTTACTCGGTAGTCCAGTCCTGTATCTTTCACGCTATATCAACCAATCTAAAACTGAATATTATCGTTTATTACAAGAGGTTCGCACTGAAGGAAATTGGGAAGACTGGCTAATATTCATGCTAGAAGGGATTGAGCAGACTTCTCGACAAACCATAGTGCTAATTCACAGCATTAGGGATTTGATGCAGCAATACAAAATAAAATTAAGAGGAGAACTACCCAAAATCTATAGTCAAGATTTGCTCAACATTATTTTTAGTCATCCCTACAGCAAAGTAGAATTTGTCGTCCAAAGTTTACAGGTAACGCGCCTCACTGCAACAAGATACTTAAACGAAATGACCAGAATAGGATTGATGAGTAGGCAAAAACTAGGACGGGATAACTACTACATTAACATTGCGCTGTTTAACTTATTGAGTAATGTGCATGGAAAGTAA
- a CDS encoding GUN4 domain-containing protein, with product MLYSHHQTLQDLLVAQNWQEADLETKRLTFQINSEDLEIDSGLSVRKALIPKIKAFSTEELEEIDRLWVEHSNGHFGFSVQWQIYQDILAETKELGKTVVREKYPINGRWTAISALAIVLGWLSAGAEEWRFDRETSYAINAPKGHLPTVGKQELGCAFHHGYLLDWVFSNLYHDS from the coding sequence ATGCTTTACTCTCACCATCAAACGCTGCAAGATCTTCTAGTTGCCCAAAACTGGCAAGAAGCAGATTTAGAAACGAAACGATTAACTTTTCAAATTAACTCTGAAGATCTCGAAATCGATTCTGGTTTATCCGTAAGGAAAGCACTTATTCCAAAAATCAAAGCTTTTTCAACGGAAGAACTAGAAGAAATCGATCGCCTTTGGGTCGAGCATAGCAATGGTCATTTTGGCTTTAGCGTCCAATGGCAAATCTACCAAGATATTCTTGCTGAGACAAAAGAGTTAGGGAAGACAGTAGTTAGAGAAAAATATCCCATAAACGGAAGATGGACTGCAATATCTGCGCTAGCTATTGTGCTTGGTTGGCTGAGTGCTGGTGCTGAAGAATGGCGTTTTGACCGTGAGACATCCTATGCAATCAATGCTCCAAAAGGACATTTACCCACTGTCGGCAAACAAGAGCTAGGTTGTGCTTTTCATCATGGTTATTTGTTGGACTGGGTTTTTAGCAATCTATACCATGACTCTTAA
- a CDS encoding AAA family ATPase: MKLISIKLFNFRCFYQQTPEIVLARLDDRNITIMHGNNGSGKTSLLNAFTWVLYEKFTSAFGDSEQLVNRQAIAESQLNQPVECWAEVLFEHDAKRYRVRRLTRAYQLANNGEKNIQYNKSELFLQVAGDDGRWVTQNHPEAVINGILPKSLHQYFFFDGERIEQIVRSDNRNEIAEATKKLLGVQVLDNAIKHLKEARKSLEDELQSIGDAQTKTLISQKQKLENDSADCEVRIKEIEQELDAQNQLKASCNQRLTELGGIDEIQKRREALEQQERENRSNLRGLKNQLKVDISTKGYSVFLTGAIADFREMVSGLHERGELPADIKQTFVLDLLERRKCICGAALHDGSPNYEQVRSWLEKAGLADVETATLKLEGFVDEVEKQATDFWQGIDTKQSNINQLKTAISRLELELESISEQLRKSPVEDIRQMQTRLDEIDRKVEDLTLEKGKKLQKWTDYQGQIENLQKQIKSSKQNEGKQKLAQKRIDAAQQAIDLLSELKTNRNELFRKQLETRICEIFSQISFKAQTPRLSEKYELSLVETVAGQEVQSGASTGENQILSLSFIGSIIDRVREWSKSGLVMGPDSSTFPMVMDSPFGSLDEIYRRQVARLIPQLANQLLVMVSKTQWRVEVEEEMTSRIGKEYVFVFNSNKPDTQTDDIVLYGKSYPLVRKSAYDYEYTEVLEVNHG, from the coding sequence ATGAAGCTAATCTCGATCAAGCTTTTTAATTTTCGTTGTTTTTATCAGCAAACGCCTGAAATCGTTTTAGCCAGACTGGACGATCGCAATATTACGATCATGCATGGCAATAATGGCTCGGGTAAAACCTCGCTGCTCAATGCTTTTACATGGGTGCTATACGAAAAATTCACCTCAGCCTTTGGCGATTCTGAACAGCTTGTCAACCGTCAGGCGATCGCAGAATCACAATTAAATCAGCCAGTAGAATGCTGGGCTGAAGTTTTATTTGAGCATGATGCTAAGCGCTATCGGGTGCGGCGGTTAACTCGCGCCTATCAGCTTGCTAATAATGGCGAGAAAAATATTCAGTACAACAAAAGTGAGTTGTTTTTGCAAGTGGCAGGAGATGATGGACGTTGGGTGACTCAAAATCATCCTGAAGCCGTAATTAATGGCATTTTACCGAAGAGTTTGCATCAGTACTTCTTCTTTGATGGTGAGCGAATCGAGCAAATTGTGCGATCGGACAATCGCAATGAGATTGCGGAAGCAACCAAAAAGCTTTTAGGGGTACAGGTTTTGGACAATGCGATTAAACATCTTAAGGAAGCGAGAAAGTCCCTTGAGGATGAACTTCAAAGCATCGGTGATGCCCAAACTAAAACCTTGATTTCGCAAAAGCAAAAGCTGGAGAATGATAGTGCCGATTGCGAAGTAAGAATTAAGGAAATCGAACAGGAACTAGACGCGCAAAATCAACTGAAAGCATCTTGCAATCAACGCTTGACAGAATTGGGTGGTATTGATGAAATCCAAAAGCGGCGTGAGGCTCTTGAGCAACAAGAACGTGAAAATCGTAGTAACTTGCGCGGTTTAAAGAACCAACTGAAGGTAGATATTTCTACCAAGGGCTATAGTGTCTTTCTGACGGGTGCGATCGCAGATTTTCGAGAAATGGTTAGTGGTCTGCATGAACGCGGCGAACTACCTGCGGATATTAAACAGACCTTTGTGCTAGACCTATTAGAACGGCGTAAATGCATCTGTGGTGCAGCCTTGCATGATGGTTCTCCTAACTATGAGCAGGTCAGGTCTTGGCTAGAGAAAGCAGGTTTAGCAGATGTGGAAACGGCCACTCTGAAACTGGAAGGTTTTGTCGATGAGGTGGAGAAACAGGCTACGGATTTTTGGCAGGGTATTGATACTAAGCAATCTAATATCAATCAACTCAAGACAGCCATCTCTCGCCTTGAATTAGAGCTAGAGTCAATTAGCGAACAGTTACGCAAGAGTCCTGTTGAGGATATTCGGCAAATGCAAACTCGCCTTGATGAGATTGATCGCAAGGTTGAGGATTTAACCTTAGAGAAGGGTAAGAAGCTCCAGAAATGGACTGATTATCAAGGGCAAATTGAAAATCTTCAGAAGCAAATTAAGAGTAGTAAGCAAAATGAAGGTAAGCAAAAGCTTGCCCAGAAACGCATTGATGCAGCCCAACAGGCGATCGATCTCCTGAGCGAGTTAAAGACTAACCGTAATGAGCTATTTCGTAAGCAATTGGAAACTCGGATCTGTGAAATCTTTAGCCAGATCTCGTTCAAAGCGCAAACACCAAGACTAAGTGAAAAGTATGAATTGAGCTTAGTAGAAACTGTGGCTGGTCAAGAGGTTCAATCGGGGGCTTCTACGGGTGAGAATCAGATTCTCAGTTTGTCTTTTATCGGTAGCATTATCGATCGCGTAAGGGAATGGAGCAAGTCTGGTCTAGTCATGGGACCTGATAGCAGCACTTTCCCAATGGTGATGGATTCGCCCTTTGGAAGTCTGGATGAAATTTACCGTCGGCAGGTGGCAAGATTGATTCCTCAGTTAGCAAATCAGCTTTTAGTGATGGTTTCTAAAACCCAATGGCGTGTGGAAGTTGAAGAAGAGATGACTTCCCGCATTGGTAAAGAATATGTGTTTGTATTCAACTCTAATAAACCTGACACTCAAACCGATGACATCGTTCTCTATGGCAAGAGCTATCCGTTAGTGCGAAAGAGTGCCTATGATTATGAATATACTGAAGTCTTGGAGGTGAATCATGGTTAA
- a CDS encoding DNA phosphorothioation-associated protein 4, whose amino-acid sequence MSIRRVYIAEDKAELVRSLRSAENPTAPFQTYADVMTFAAVLGAKRGKKIPLGKTSRKEPDPIPQDQFLARGYEPVINLIAIAHTKDPKSLALEEESGNIRVQIFEEYANGGLEVLQNALQGSVDYTDGILLLLLDEKDRGDQEDFDLSRFL is encoded by the coding sequence ATGAGCATTCGTAGAGTTTATATTGCTGAAGACAAAGCTGAATTAGTACGGTCTTTAAGATCAGCCGAAAACCCCACTGCACCATTTCAGACCTATGCTGACGTGATGACTTTTGCGGCTGTGCTTGGAGCTAAACGAGGAAAAAAGATTCCTCTTGGCAAAACATCAAGAAAAGAACCCGATCCAATTCCTCAAGATCAGTTTTTAGCTAGAGGCTATGAGCCTGTAATCAATTTAATAGCGATCGCCCATACCAAAGATCCTAAAAGCCTTGCCCTTGAGGAAGAATCTGGAAATATCCGCGTTCAAATCTTTGAAGAATATGCCAATGGAGGACTTGAAGTTCTACAGAATGCTTTACAAGGAAGTGTGGATTATACAGACGGGATTTTGTTGCTACTACTAGATGAAAAAGATAGAGGAGACCAAGAAGACTTTGATTTGAGTAGGTTTCTATGA
- a CDS encoding DUF4435 domain-containing protein has product MNSHLFYSGFYLVIVEGSSDCPFWSNFFPSELNGYKRKLKPVGGRLEVQKYIHEMRDDRAKFVVAIDSDYRLLLNRLYNHPRIVETKCHSIENLMLFTLNITSIIRNLSHDIEYESHGINSWLEEFDSVTYPLMIADFLIEKNNIGQPCVKEYCFPFLTRNDTPKFDSRKITDFIKTLNLDIQEFDELAELLKDFKPRSHIRGHFFFSAVLCFVTHEFKRICNKKSINIANDVFYAMSIASLQSCISTDPILQDIQEKALLAVNDVTALLSQGN; this is encoded by the coding sequence TTGAATAGTCATCTGTTTTATAGTGGATTCTATCTTGTAATCGTAGAAGGTTCAAGTGATTGCCCATTCTGGAGTAATTTCTTTCCAAGTGAATTGAATGGTTATAAAAGAAAACTTAAACCAGTAGGTGGTCGCTTAGAAGTTCAAAAATACATCCATGAAATGCGGGATGATAGAGCTAAATTTGTCGTAGCTATAGATAGTGATTATAGATTGCTGTTAAACCGCTTATATAATCATCCAAGAATTGTAGAAACTAAATGCCATAGCATAGAGAATCTAATGCTATTTACACTTAATATTACGTCAATTATCCGAAATTTGTCTCACGATATTGAATACGAATCTCATGGTATAAATTCTTGGTTAGAAGAATTTGATTCAGTTACTTATCCATTAATGATTGCTGATTTTTTGATTGAAAAAAATAATATTGGTCAACCATGTGTAAAAGAATATTGTTTTCCTTTCTTAACTAGAAATGATACTCCAAAGTTTGATTCTAGAAAAATAACTGATTTTATTAAAACGCTTAATTTAGACATCCAAGAATTTGATGAATTAGCCGAACTTCTCAAAGACTTCAAACCACGTTCTCACATAAGAGGACATTTCTTTTTCAGTGCGGTTTTATGTTTTGTAACTCATGAATTTAAAAGAATCTGCAATAAAAAATCTATCAATATAGCAAATGATGTCTTTTATGCAATGTCAATTGCTTCGCTACAATCTTGTATTTCGACAGATCCTATCTTACAAGATATTCAAGAGAAAGCATTGTTAGCGGTTAACGATGTCACTGCTCTCCTATCTCAAGGTAATTGA
- a CDS encoding alpha/beta fold hydrolase, giving the protein MTDRHTIELPNLQLSYLSWGQGKEPVLCLHGMADCGLVWSHFGQFVTSQSDRYCVVAPDLRGHGESTKPTDNYSFESIIDDLEGLMLSLGWQSAHIIAHSWSAKTVSLWAQQSPQRFRSLIFVDPFFMGRFPWWVRLTFPLFYRVLPFLKIVGTFPTYAEAEKIARTLKQYRDWTPFQEAVFQATIAEQPDGSWRSKFPVQARNLIFEAILGIDGLNQSITVPTLFVQPKQGLNQSEWQLKPYKIYCSNLQICKVDGNHWAFLVAPESFDEVILQFLSNIQRELGDCSKSG; this is encoded by the coding sequence ATGACCGATCGCCATACGATTGAACTACCAAATTTACAATTGTCATATCTATCTTGGGGACAGGGGAAAGAGCCTGTCCTATGTTTACATGGCATGGCGGACTGTGGTTTAGTTTGGTCACATTTTGGGCAGTTTGTTACGTCTCAAAGCGATCGCTATTGTGTTGTCGCTCCCGATCTACGTGGACATGGAGAAAGTACCAAACCTACTGATAATTACTCCTTTGAGAGCATTATTGATGACTTAGAAGGCTTAATGCTATCTCTAGGATGGCAAAGTGCTCATATTATTGCTCATTCATGGAGTGCCAAAACTGTTTCCCTTTGGGCACAACAATCACCACAACGTTTTCGTAGTTTAATTTTTGTCGATCCCTTTTTCATGGGACGTTTCCCTTGGTGGGTAAGACTTACTTTTCCTCTTTTCTATCGCGTCTTACCTTTCTTAAAAATTGTGGGCACATTCCCTACCTACGCCGAAGCCGAGAAAATTGCTCGAACTCTTAAGCAATATCGTGATTGGACTCCATTCCAAGAAGCTGTCTTTCAGGCTACGATTGCCGAGCAACCAGATGGTTCTTGGCGCAGTAAGTTTCCCGTCCAAGCACGAAATCTTATTTTTGAAGCAATTTTAGGAATCGACGGGCTAAACCAATCCATCACTGTACCAACTCTTTTTGTCCAACCAAAGCAAGGGCTAAACCAATCTGAATGGCAGCTTAAACCCTATAAAATCTACTGCTCAAATCTCCAAATCTGTAAAGTGGATGGAAACCATTGGGCTTTTTTAGTCGCTCCAGAATCTTTTGATGAGGTGATTCTCCAATTTCTATCTAACATTCAGCGTGAGTTAGGAGATTGCTCAAAATCAGGATGA
- a CDS encoding VOC family protein — MQATISKGALRRVHHIALNVRDMQVSCDFYGNILGLHQLIGEEVPSTLIDLVAAGKVANFRTPDGTILDLFWEPELMPPDLDPQRQFTRANHLAFDIAPELFEQAVAILRSHQVQIEGEPVTRPTGRGIYFYDPDGFLIEIRCDPI; from the coding sequence ATGCAAGCTACGATCTCGAAAGGAGCTTTACGACGAGTACATCATATTGCTTTGAATGTGAGAGATATGCAGGTTTCTTGTGATTTTTATGGTAACATTTTGGGGTTGCACCAACTCATTGGCGAAGAAGTTCCCAGCACTCTAATCGATCTAGTAGCAGCAGGCAAAGTAGCAAACTTTAGAACTCCCGATGGCACAATTCTTGATTTGTTTTGGGAACCAGAACTTATGCCGCCCGATCTCGATCCGCAGCGACAATTTACCCGTGCTAATCATCTAGCCTTTGATATTGCTCCTGAATTGTTTGAGCAAGCAGTGGCGATATTGCGATCGCATCAAGTTCAAATTGAGGGAGAGCCTGTTACTCGTCCTACTGGTAGAGGGATTTATTTTTACGACCCCGATGGATTTTTGATTGAAATACGCTGCGATCCTATTTAG